One window from the genome of Pelobates fuscus isolate aPelFus1 chromosome 13, aPelFus1.pri, whole genome shotgun sequence encodes:
- the RIT1 gene encoding GTP-binding protein Rit1, which yields MRGRHVRFWSVCLVRAFHVISAWFSVFTQTAVTAARAVTVCRGDSRPCMKCPLLESAAPPTRDVTWELAHQEVAYGSRVPRDFTSCASRIRLLCVRTVNCGRIPGRAATVCDMDSGASRMVPAIPVPPREYKLVMLGAGGVGKSAMTMQFISHRFPEDHDPTIEDAYKIRIRIDDEPANLDILDTAGQAEFTAMRDQYMRAGEGFIICYSITDRRSFHEAREFKQLIYRVRRTDDTPVVLVGNKSDLSYLRQVSKEEGGSLAREFNCPFFETSAAFRFYIDDVFHALVREIRRKERDIALANERKSKPRSSIWKRLKSPFRKKKESIT from the exons atgcgcgggcgcCATGTTAGGTTCTGGTCGGTATGCCTAGTTAGGGCTTTTCATGTGATATCTGCCTGGTTTTCCGTTTTCACACAGACTGCGGTCACCGCTGCTCGCGCTGTAACGGTCTGCCGGGGGGATTCCCGTCCCTGTATGAAATGCCCGCTGCTGGAATCCGCAGCCCCGCCCACCCGTGACGTAACATGGGAGTTAGCCCATCAGGAAGTTGCATACGGGTCACGTGTCCCCAGAGACTTTACCAGCTGTGCATCCCGGATAAGGCTGCTTTGTGTCCGAACCGTGAACTGCGGGAGGATTCCAG GAAGAGCAGCCACGGTTTGTGATATGGACTCTGGGGCCAGCAGAATGGTCCCGGCAATACCAGTGCCTCCCCGAGAGTACAAGCTGGTAATGCTGGGTGCCGGGGGTGTTGGAAAGAGTG ccatGACTATGCAATTCATAAGCCATAGATTCCCTGAAGACCACGATCCTACTATAG AGGATGCTTATAAGATACGTATACGGATTGACGACGAACCTGCCAACTTGGACATTCTGGACACAGCAGGCCAG gctGAGTTCACAGCAATGCGTGATCAGTACATGAGAGCCGGAGAAGGCTTTATCATCTGCTATTCCATCACAGACCGCCGCAGCTTCCACGAGGCACGGGAATTCAAACAGCTGATCTATCGCGTGCGGCGCACTGATGACACGCCAGTTGTGCTGGTTGGGAACAAGTCAGATCTATCTTATTTGCGGCAG GTCTCCAAGGAAGAAGGCGGTTCTCTAGCACGTGAATTTAACTGCCCTTTCTTTGAAACGTCTGCTGCTTTCCGTTTTTACATTGATGATGTTTTCCATGCACTGGTCCGTGAGATTCGCAGAAAGGAAAGAGACATAGCGCTAGCAAACGAGCGTAAATCCAAACCACGTTCCTCCATCTGGAAACGCTTAAAGTCTCCCTTCAGAAAGAAAAAGGAATCCATAACTTGA